In candidate division WOR-3 bacterium, the following proteins share a genomic window:
- a CDS encoding TrkA family potassium uptake protein — MAQFAVIGLGAFGRKVAVTLAEKGADVIAIDKNRDSVESIKEQVSAAIVLDSTDEDAMKAAEIQDVDAAVVALGDNQEEAILITAILKKLGISRIYARAINQLYAHVLKSVGADTVIVIEEQMGEDLAKRLLSPEIYQHVVLTTGHSLVEIEAGPDFIGKSLRELDFRKNYGLNIIAIQRKVPKVNEDGKITHTVEVNDVPGPDDRIKKGDILVVVGADENLERMSISQKEKK, encoded by the coding sequence ATGGCGCAATTCGCCGTTATCGGGTTAGGTGCCTTTGGTAGAAAGGTTGCAGTAACCCTTGCGGAAAAAGGCGCAGATGTCATCGCCATCGATAAAAACCGGGATAGTGTTGAGAGCATCAAAGAACAAGTATCAGCAGCGATAGTACTCGACTCGACAGACGAAGATGCGATGAAGGCTGCTGAAATCCAGGACGTCGATGCCGCAGTCGTTGCGCTCGGAGATAATCAAGAAGAAGCCATACTGATCACCGCGATCCTGAAAAAATTGGGCATATCCAGGATTTATGCCCGTGCAATCAATCAACTATATGCGCATGTATTGAAATCGGTCGGCGCGGATACGGTCATTGTCATTGAGGAACAGATGGGTGAAGACCTGGCAAAAAGGTTGCTGTCGCCCGAGATTTATCAACATGTGGTTCTTACCACGGGTCATAGCCTCGTCGAGATCGAAGCCGGACCCGATTTCATTGGTAAGAGCCTCAGGGAATTGGACTTCCGCAAGAACTATGGACTGAATATTATCGCCATACAGCGGAAAGTACCCAAGGTCAATGAAGACGGAAAAATAACACACACAGTTGAGGTGAACGATGTTCCGGGCCCGGATGACAGAATTAAAAAAGGTGATATTCTTGTTGTAGTAGGCGCAGATGAGAATCTTGAGCGGATGAGTATCTCTCAGAAGGAGAAAAAATAA
- a CDS encoding TrkH family potassium uptake protein encodes MKWWLTLRTIKTGTKTPDWVFKYKKYVYGVTFFALFLIIIQSGLRWQLPKVLAAASTILDYVVFAAYLFDALLNFYYTFPKKHYLQRNWLDLLVFVPFVLNIVTPRAGVGIIVIRNIAVIVKAFTRTRKFSSLVRGVRFNTTQVIALSFLGAILGGTLLLTFPAATTDGRGATFIDALFTATSATCVTGLIVQDTPTYFSGFGQMVILVLIQLGGLGIMSYSAFLALLFGRFTLGQKGMLQDMMDEDRNVLSMIIYVFKMTFVIEFAGAVVLFLRWVFVFKDPLQSIYISVFHSVSAFCNAGFSLFSDSLEGYIGDPLVNFIIMGLIICGGIGFIVVYEITQRINKPRRFLSTHSRLVLTTSALLVIAGFIAFFFFEFDGAFLNYPVTAKIWGALFQSVTPRTAGFNTIPIASLSAISLTIMMILMFIGASPGSTGGGIKTTTFAILLLSLKNILQGKADIEVFKRTIPSTVVYKALAIVVGTLLLLTSVFLLLLAFENKPFLPLLFEAVSAFGTVGLSMGITPDLTIIGKLLIIILMYGGRLGPLTLGFALTRVLRREKIEYPAAKVMIG; translated from the coding sequence AAAACGCCGGATTGGGTTTTCAAGTATAAGAAATATGTCTACGGTGTAACTTTCTTCGCACTCTTTCTGATCATTATCCAATCGGGACTGAGGTGGCAGCTGCCGAAAGTACTTGCAGCTGCATCGACGATACTGGACTATGTAGTGTTTGCGGCCTATCTTTTTGATGCATTGCTGAATTTTTACTACACCTTTCCAAAGAAGCACTATCTGCAGAGGAACTGGCTTGATCTTCTGGTCTTTGTGCCATTTGTTTTGAACATAGTGACACCGCGTGCAGGTGTCGGTATCATTGTCATACGCAATATCGCCGTTATCGTCAAAGCCTTTACGAGAACCAGAAAATTCTCGAGCCTGGTGCGCGGTGTTCGTTTCAACACTACCCAGGTTATTGCGTTGAGTTTCTTGGGAGCGATCCTCGGTGGTACCCTGCTCCTTACCTTTCCCGCGGCCACGACCGATGGACGTGGCGCGACCTTCATAGACGCGCTCTTCACGGCAACCTCGGCCACGTGTGTGACCGGTCTCATCGTTCAAGACACACCAACCTATTTCTCCGGTTTTGGACAGATGGTGATACTGGTTCTAATCCAGCTTGGCGGACTGGGTATCATGTCATATTCGGCCTTTCTTGCCTTGCTCTTCGGTCGGTTTACGCTCGGTCAGAAGGGTATGCTGCAGGATATGATGGATGAGGACAGAAATGTTTTGAGCATGATCATATATGTGTTCAAGATGACCTTCGTGATAGAGTTTGCAGGCGCAGTCGTTCTCTTTCTACGGTGGGTGTTCGTTTTCAAAGACCCTCTCCAATCGATATACATTAGCGTATTTCATTCTGTTTCTGCCTTCTGCAACGCGGGTTTTTCTCTGTTCTCTGACTCGCTGGAAGGTTATATCGGCGACCCGTTGGTCAACTTCATAATCATGGGATTGATAATCTGCGGCGGTATTGGCTTCATAGTAGTTTACGAGATTACGCAAAGGATCAACAAACCGCGACGTTTTCTGTCCACTCACTCAAGATTGGTCCTGACGACATCAGCGTTGCTTGTGATTGCGGGATTCATAGCCTTTTTCTTCTTCGAGTTCGACGGTGCATTTCTGAATTATCCCGTTACTGCCAAGATCTGGGGTGCACTGTTTCAGTCGGTGACGCCCCGAACTGCTGGTTTCAATACTATCCCGATCGCATCACTATCCGCGATATCACTTACTATCATGATGATACTGATGTTCATTGGCGCATCGCCCGGTTCAACCGGTGGTGGGATAAAGACGACTACCTTTGCCATACTACTGTTGTCGCTGAAGAACATACTACAAGGAAAAGCAGATATAGAAGTGTTCAAACGGACTATTCCAAGCACGGTAGTCTATAAGGCGCTTGCCATAGTCGTGGGTACCCTATTGCTCCTTACGTCGGTTTTTCTACTGTTGCTCGCTTTCGAGAACAAACCTTTTCTGCCGCTGCTCTTCGAAGCAGTGAGCGCTTTTGGAACAGTTGGACTGTCTATGGGGATCACACCGGATTTGACAATTATCGGTAAACTGCTTATAATCATATTGATGTATGGCGGCAGATTAGGTCCTCTTACCCTGGGTTTCGCCCTGACGCGCGTGCTGAGGAGAGAGAAGATCGAATACCCCGCAGCAAAGGTCATGATAGGCTAA